In Juglans regia cultivar Chandler chromosome 13, Walnut 2.0, whole genome shotgun sequence, the DNA window TGGTCAGAATCCTTTAATTCGGTGTGGCTTTTGAGATGGCATCATTAATGCGGTATGGTGTTTAGAGAGCAACGCCATTAATACGGCATGGCTCTCTGACTAGACTTTAACCTGCAAGTGATTATTACCGAGTCTCTACATACCTTCTATCCGGAGATCGAGGCTCCTCTGCATCTCTCGCTCACCTGCCTGTACAGGTTCTCGAGGGCTAGGCGTTATTGGGGTGTGTTAGGGCGGTGAGTCCCATCCATCCCTATCGTTTGTCTTTCTCGCGTGATGGTTGCTTCACGGGTTGGCTTTGCTTATGAGCCGAGTACTTTATAGAGACCCAATAACATCTCTTAAAAGAGGATCGTTGGGTTGAGTTGGGCTCTCCCTCATTTTTCCGGGGTCCCTCGTAGGCTTGTCGTGGGGCTTACAAAAATCCCCTAACATATGGTCGTTTGATAAATGCATATATGCTAGCTACCACGTACGTACGATTAGTTGTTGGAGTcaatattgataatatatataaactaacgatatttatatatatgaacaatacTTAATTTAATGATACGATGTGATATTTCTGTACTGCATGCATTGCTGCAGGCTGGTGCGACAACGTCTAATATACGTAGGCTTTACCGCGAGTAGTACacatgaaaaatagaaaacttcGATCGTTTACTAACAAGATCAAGCCTAGAAACTTAATTTATGGTAATTCCTCCAAATTATACAACCAACATGGTTTAGTACTACTACATGATCTCGATCGACCTTGAAACGTCcatcttaattatatatgttggccATGTATGTACGTCTGTAACCCACATTTGATATTCTAGCAAGGCAGATCATGATCAGAGAACTTAtacctacgtacgtacgtacgctaCGGTAGGGTCCTTATGAGTTTCTAACAAATCCTAGGGTTTCGCTCCGTAATGTCGGCCGCAGGGAGTATAGTAGAAgacaatattcataattaatttctttagctCGATCGACCGGGAATGAAATAGTACtatataaatatgcatgcatggtctgCTCAGTGCTGCCTGCATGTTTCATGGACCAACCGGCATCGACTTGTTATGTATAGGACGTCGTTTTCTTACAGGGGAATAATCCATAGTCAAAATTTGTGACGTGTCTGACTCTGCCCCCTCCACCCATTCCTGCCCATGCACTTCAACTTCCTCTTTACCGGCGTACGACTTACCTGATGATCAACatctcacattatttttttatatataagaaaaaactaCTTAAACCTAGCTACTTTCTTGGTATGTCAATATTGAAACAATCAAATATTCTTTCTCTAAAGCAAGCTGTTTAggacaaaatattatatatatatatatatatatattatatgtttggtGTGTTTAGTTCGCTCTCGAAATATTTTAGAAtctttgtaaatagtaataaaataatttaatcaagATATTTTACTAGATTTTGAAaagtgagaaagaaaaagttattaaataattgtttgaatataattttttaatattatatttgttttgaagtttgaaaaaactatattgatttttgtattttgttgtgaaatttataaaaCTGTAATGAtcaggtaatgattagatgaaagaaaaatatttctaatcATCTCTACACCACATACCATACGTACacgatttttgtattttttttttatttttctccttaccaaatgtgtggtatatagatgatgagtagaataattcatttagtttagcaaaaataaaataaaaaattcaagtgtggtgtgtggatgATGGGAAAAAAAGCTCTTAGATGAAAATAGTTGAAACTGAaatgtgttttttgtttgagtACTGACATTTGGAAaggaagttttgagaaattttcatGTTAATTATCTCGCTTATCAAATGTACCTAAATGTCAATTTGATTTCTCTACGAAAGATATCCATGAATAGGGATTCACCAGATCATGATCAGAATAAACACAAGAACATATCCTTTTGCAAATAGAAAAATGGGATAGCTTGATCAGGCGAAGGTTTCTGACTTTACATAATGTATTTGCCATTGGAATGATATGTTGCTGTTGGATTAGAgatctaaaaaagaaaactttcgCTAGTTAATTGGTTTTCAATGAGAAGAAGTACTAGAAGATGATTACCTGTAATAACGTATCCTTCTAATTGTCTATTAATATTGTGAGATTGTAAATCGTGACTTCCATGTTCTTTTACAGCCTGTTGCTCAGAAAAATAAGAGAGCATATATTTAAGTTAAGAAGCATGCATTCACAGATGAAATGTTCATAAAAATGTTATGACAATCACTCATGATCATTAGAGTAATTACCTCAGAGAGTCTGAGCTTCCTTGGCAGTGGCCGCAGAGAATGCTGAAGTTGATCATTCGCTGCTAGTACGTAATGCAAAGCAGCTAGTGATGATCAGATTTttaacatgagagagagagagagagagagagagagagagagagagagattgcgtAGTACCCTTTTCATAAGATGGTTGGGCCTGGATTTGCATAGAAGCAGATGGTGTAAGCAAAGCGGAGATCGGGACAAGTAGTACTACACAGAGCGTAGTCATAAGTAGTATCAGCTTCATTACTTATACGTACATGCGCTAGCAGCTTGGAGGCTTATAAATGCATGAAAGACTTGCCTTTTTAAGGGAGTGCTATTGATTCTATATATTTTAGCAGCGCCCTGCAGACGTACTCTGGTAGTACTTATAACttaatatctaataattatatatatatatatatatatatatagccctgcatgcatgcataaccAGCCGAAGGCTCGATCGAGGAAATTAGGGGTTCGATTTATAAGGAAAGAGCTGAGATCAGGGCGGGGAGGAAACCCGCACGCATTGTACATATATATGCCATGGAAATCCCGTCTCTTTTCAGAAGGCTAGCATCGTCGTCGTCACGTACGTTGGGTTTTAATTTATCATGACCGGGTTAATATTACAGTAGTACTTGCCCACGGCCCTCGATCTCTCATGTTTCTGTCTTTTTAATTATGTCAATTAATTAAGGACGAACAATGTACGGCtcgattaatattttttttgatgaccttatttatgaaaatattttataataatttacccGATCTACCATAATTTccatatatctatctatatctttatatataataaatggcTATGAGACGGAGTAAACGGAAAATCTTGTTTTCCGTTTACTTTCTGTTAAATGAACGTTAGCAGCTTGAAATTCTTTTAtccttcattttataatatttttttacttgcaTGCTGTCTACTTTTTCTCTTCACAGATTGTTTGATGTTGTCTATAATGCTTTTTGAATGCTTTTTTCTCTTGTCAGATTATGATAATTTTGGGATTTCTGGGGCGCTGACCGACATCAAACAGCAAAAGGAAATTTAACTCAAAACCCAAATTGTCAGATTATGATACTTTTGGGATTTCTGGGTGGGGTGCTGACCGACATCAAACACAAAAGCAAATTTAGCTCAAAACTCATATTAAAACCTACacatataaataaagatatatcTTTATGATCACTTGATCTCGATCCTTTCTTCACCATTTTTATGCTCTGTCGATTTCGATGAGTACGTACTCAGCTGCTTATGTATTACTCTTCACCATTTTTATGCTCTGTCGATTTTTTCCTTCTGCAGGTTGTCTCAGCTTGTGATATTATTGGGATTTCTGATTCACTGCAGCTGGTCTCTATGATGCCTTTTCAGTTCTGTAGGTTGGGtgctcttgaaaaaaataatataaaaaataacggTGCAAACCAATAAGAAAACacagaaaacattaaaaaagttgtaaaaaaaaatcaaacaaactctaacaaacatataaaaaaacacagaaaccattaaaaaaatattcttaatcagtgtttttccatatttgatttggaaaaataattcataaaaaaaccattaagaaaaaacacagaaaatatttaaaaagttgtaaaaaaaaaatcaaacaaacatataaaaaaacacagaaaccattaaaaaaatattcttaatcagTGTTTTTCCATATCTGGTTTGgtagtttttgagtttttcttttttgatgttTGTTTTGCTGTTTTTGATATCTAAGAGGTCGCCTCTCCTCCATTACACTTTAAAAGATAGTGTTTTGAGAGGAGAAGCCAAACCATCTGCCATCTATACAGTCTGAAATTTTCATAAGTGAAATAAAACCACCTGATATTCCGAAATTGAGGATCATAGGTATTCATCTTTGGCAGTATTCAGTGTTCAAcctattttgtgtttttgactTCTCATCTATTCTcttatcttctatttttttctcttactggTTGTTAATGtttactattaatttattttcagctGCTTTCCCAGTTATCTAAGGTGTTCTTGGCTGAAGATTTCTAAAGCTAGAACTTTCTGGCGTTTGATCATTGTGAGTGCATGGTTATTTAGTGTGTTGTTTTCTAATGGTAAATGCAGTGctttttctgttttctgtttccTATAAACCTCAACAGATGTTTAGATGGTGTGCATATATCACATAATCTATTTGCCATTATACTCAAttgataaaacaaatattagtaAATTTCACTCTAAATCTACATTAAAACCAAAGTACTAATCTGAAActgaaaacgaaaaaaaaaaagttgaaaaactcATGCAACCGTCAAAACTCACtacccatttttcattttttttgtttgctgtgtCACCAGATTTGTagaagttttgattttgatttttttttggctatatttcggttggttttttttcccctttatagGTCTCAACACATATCTTCACCCAAAAAAATGAGGATATACTAACAACCAAATAGGTGACAATCCCAGAAACACTAACttcattttatgaaatgaaagttcCACACCCTCAACCATTCTGCTATTCCCTTCCttccaaagcaaaaataaatatcattggGCATCTATTTGCCATCTTAACCAAAAAAATGAGGATATACTAACAACActgattaagaatatttttttaatggtttctgtgtttttttatatgtttgttagagtttgtttgattttttttttacaacttttttaatgttttctgtgttttcttattgatttttttatgatttatttttcatttttttttgtttgctgtgtcaccatatttattgttttttattttttcctgtttcatctttactttgttttttctattgtgGATCTGTATTTGAAGAGATGGTGTCCACTCTCAATCTACATTAAAACCAAagtactaaaaaagaaaaaaaaaattgaaaaactgatGCTTTTACCCGTCAAAACTCACTacccatttttca includes these proteins:
- the LOC118344198 gene encoding probable root meristem growth factor 8, producing the protein MKLILLMTTLCVVLLVPISALLTPSASMQIQAQPSYEKAANDQLQHSLRPLPRKLRLSEAVKEHGSHDLQSHNINRQLEGYVITGKSYAGKEEVEVHGQEWVEGAESDTSQILTMDYSPVRKRRPIHNKSMPVGP